One Malassezia restricta chromosome VI, complete sequence genomic region harbors:
- a CDS encoding CBF NF-Y family transcription factor, which yields MGTDATERINETAPEVDEHENAESMKENLELSARNMSATNAAGGTFGLGLDQFELPKASIAKIARTDIPEFMQLRKDTMTALVKSASVFVSYLTAASHDVAIARGSKTISANNVMDAMRELDFPAPMRKELRIQLEAYRDLQQKHAAAKAEAAAQSRERAKAARAAASAASDAPPTEMTATGAATDTMDVDQGNMPDASHIDETSSAPIPVQPNSMET from the exons ATGGGCACAGATGCAACAGAACGCATAAACGAAACAGCTCCCGAGGTAGATGAGCATGAAAATGCTGAATCTATGAAAGAAAATCTAGAGCTTTCTGCGCGAAATATGAGTGCCACGAATGCTGCTGGCGGCACCTTTGGCTTAGGTCTGGATCAATTTGAACTCCCCAAAGCATCTATCGCTAAAATTGCGCGAACTGAT ATCCCCGAGTTCATGCAATTGCGTAAAGACACTATGACAGCACTTGTGAAGTCAGCCTCCGTATTTGTGAGCTATTTGA CCGCCGCTTCGCATGACGTCGCCATTGCTCGCGGAAGCAAAACCATCTCTGCCAATAATGTTatggatgccatgcgcgaGCTTGATTTCCCCGCTCCTATGCGTAAGGAGCTTCGCATACAACTCGAAGCGTATCGTGACCTGCAACAAAAGCATGCGGCAGCAAAGGCTGAAGCGGCAGCACAGAGTCGAGAACGCGCTAAAGCCGCCCGTGCTGCCGCATCCGCAGCTTCTGATGCTCCACCAACAGAGATGACAGCCACAGGAGCCGCAACGGATACAATGGATGTTGACCAGGGCAATATGCCCGATGCAAGTCATATCGATGAAACATCTTCCGCACCTATACCTGTTCAACCGAACTCAATGGAAACATAG
- a CDS encoding p24 family protein delta-1 has product MWRRTSFVASLAVCLVALFQVAYAVKFELPASKHPKPLCIWNYALADTLGIISVNVVPRVSKTADQQNVEVRIVDRTHHNVYLNKKGLKGETRLAINTHHNADLGVCLSNYGNDDLVSDIDLDVHLGGDAVDYNAISNQESLSGMETELRKLALIADEILEEMEFLKLREMRMADTQASTLKRVHGFSWIMIFSLIGLGIWQVYHLHGFFKRKYLID; this is encoded by the coding sequence ATGTGGCGGAGGACTTCCTTCGTCGCGTCCCTGGCGGTGTGCCTCGTTGCTCTGTTTCAAGTAGCCTATGCCGTCAAGTTTGAACTGCCTGCTAGTAAGCACCCGAAGCCTCTCTGTATATGGAACTATGCCCTGGCAGATACGCTAGGTATTATTTCTGTCAACGTCGTGCCGCGTGTCTCCAAGACAGCCGACCAACAGAACGTCGAGGTGCGAATCGTTGACAGAACGCACCACAATGTGTATTTAAACAAAAAGGGCCTCAAGGGTGAGACACGACTTGCCATCAATACCCATCACAACGCCGATTTGGGCGTGTGTCTTTCCAACTACGGCAACGACGACCTGGTATCGGATATTGATCTCGATGTGCATCTAGGTGGCGATGCAGTAGACTACAATGCTATTTCTAATCAAGAATCCTTGTCAGGTATGGAGACGGAGCTTCGCAAGCTGGCGTTAATTGCTGATGAGATACTCGAGGAAATGGAATTTCTCAAGTTGCGTGAAatgcgcatggccgatACACAAGCCTCTACATTGAAGCGGGTGCATGGATTTTCCTGGATCATGATCTTTTCGCTAATTGGCCTCGGGATATGGCAAGTGTATCACCTTCATGGCTTCTTCAAGCGCAAATACCTTATCGATTAG
- a CDS encoding H/ACA ribonucleoprotein complex subunit 3 has translation MHLMYTLGPDGKRQYTLKKVTESGVMTRSAHPARFSPDDKFSRHRITIKKRFGLLPSQPARAA, from the exons ATGCATTTGATGTACACACTTGGTCCG GATGGAAAGCGCCAATACACTTTAAAAAAGGTGACAGAAAGTGGTGTTATGACCCGCTCCGCTCATCCTGCTCGTTTCTCGCCGGATGACAAATTTTCGCGGCACCGCATCACAATCAAGAAGCGATTCGGTCTTTTGCCTTCGCAGCCTGCGCGTGCGGCATAA
- a CDS encoding fanconi-associated nuclease 1 produces MVLIRRRVNTKLSEQSLEMKSASVGKILSNLYVSTRRDLQLRLYAMRSKSNLPLRMLSSVLFFGKGPVQSAMHGSDAQNVTSDRVLKRRYQQESMYVELFQDMLRAVLEKESHLFTASEHACFSFFFQLHYDARYLFVRLLQRKKGQWYRLDKLEYNDVEDLSSAARALSQPFAASSLLEPYRFSMMDGDIKDNILWRLELLTVDELKLLAKRLGKKSSGTRDTLLKNLTAKPTNAVLFSQQHKLSMNMQPTHDRLLSYMADIMHGGCICLDSTVYALMERLAFVYYRGKPVLGSLLTSAVLSRTGKYTFPTYVYMRDSSMFPDRDCLLRYEEATQLVEHMDAFVEGMKSSLDSARACLPLLDTCEPAWREATHEMRSVYPVCVPRDRCHLLRFHYGWALTRVLFKGCECLARLGMHDRESHILKQLLSQRYFWRGRRGSWYERLSILIARHDSKQHALVICQEALHDPDTHVTYTFSLQRRIARLESQLKIPKSARQTFVLAHREPRVVEFEGVRVNGRLIQPRNMLRQTVLTFDARIPKPTTSKERKSGGRTQWQSICGTSCTVEQYCLEQYALQGYRGYHCEGGILLFVFVLLMWDVLFLSVPGAFETPYQRAPMDLGTDIFLEARKEAIEAQLHRIQETGGCDIIHRVDARERPKRTHAIGCRWDEFPIHDVMEVAECIGGTALAALCRILCENGASTTGFPDLTLWRYQDRQVRFVEVKSPKDRLNEPQKVWMDALLSAGVAVDLAKVRITSNEAQAT; encoded by the coding sequence ATGGTCTTGATCAGAAGAAGAGTGAACACGAAATTGAGCGAGCAAAGCTTAGAGATGAAGAGCGCAAGCGTAGGGAAGATCCTCTCGAACTTATACGTGAGTACACGCAGAGACCTTCAACTCCGCCTGTACGCGATGCGAAGCAAGTCGAACCTACCGCTTCGCATGCTAAGCAGCGTTCTTTTTTTCGGAAAGGGACCCGTGCAAAGCGCGATGCACGGGTCCGATGCCCAGAACGTCACTTCTGATCGTGTGTTAAAGCGCAGATACCAGCAAGAGTCGATGTATGTCGAGCTCTTTCAAGACATGCTTCGAGCTGTGTTGGAAAAGGAGAGCCATCTATTTACAGCAAGTGAACATGCCTGCTTTTCGTTTTTCTTTCAATTACATTACGATGCGCGCTACTTGTTTGTTCGGCTTTTGCAACGCAAGAAGGGACAATGGTATCGCCTGGACAAATTGGAGTACAATGATGTGGAAGATCTTTCCAGTGCTGCTCGCGCACTATCTCAGCCATTCGCTGCATCTAGTCTACTCGAACCGTATCGTTTTTCGATGATGGATGGCGACATAAAGGACAATATTTTGTGGCGCCTTGAACTTCTGAccgtcgacgagctcaaACTTCTAGCCAAGCGTCTTGGCAAAAAAAGTTCGGGCACCCGTGACACGTTGCTGAAGAACCTCACAGCCAAGCCAACAAATGCTGTGCTATTTTCCCAGCAGCATAAATTATCTATGAACATGCAACCAACTCACGATCGACTTCTTTCGTACATGGCCGACATTATGCATGGTGGCTGCATCTGTTTGGATTCCACTGTCTACGCTCTCATGGAGCGGCTTGCATTCGTGTACTATCGCGGAAAGCCAGTATTGGGCTCGTTGCTGACCTCTGCCGTGCTTTCTCGCACTGGAAAATATACTTTTCCGACGTATGTGTACATGCGAGACTCAAGTATGTTTCCTGACCGTGATTGTCTTCTTCGTTACGAAGAAGCTACGCAGTTGGTCGAGCACATGGACGCTTTTGTGGAAGGTATGAAGTCGAGTCTTGATTctgctcgtgcgtgtctcCCTCTTCTAGACACATGTGAACCTGCATGGCGTGAAGCTACCCACGAAATGCGTTCCGTATACCCTGTTTGTGTTCCGCGCGATCGATGTCATCTTCTGCGGTTCCATTATGGTTGGGCGTTGACACGCGTCCTGTTCAAAGGCTGTGAATGTTTGGCGCGGCTAGGTATGCATGATCGAGAATCTCATATCTTGAAACAACTTTTATCCCAGCGCTACTTTTGGCGCGGGCGTCGAGGGTCTTGGTACGAGCGACTTTCCATTCTGATTGCTCGGCACGATTCCAAACAACACGCTTTGGTGATATGCCAAGAGGCACTGCACGACCCAGACACACATGTAACATATACATTCAGTCTCCAGCGACGCATTGCTCGACTGGAATCGCAGCTCAAAATACCCAAATCGGCACGTCAGACGTTCGTTTTAGCTCATCGCGAGCCTCGAGTTGTTGAATTCGAGGGCGTACGTGTGAATGGGCGCCTAATTCAGCCTCGTAATATGCTACGACAAACCGTGCTGACGTTCGATGCACGTATACCCAAGCCGACGACATCGAAGGAACGCAAATCTGGCGGACGCACGCAATGGCAAAGTATCTGTGGGACATCATGTACCGTGGAACAGTATTGCTTAGAACAGTACGCACTACAAGGATATCGTGGGTATCACTGTGAAGGAGGCATTTTACTGTTTGTGTTTGTACTGCTCATGTGGGACGTTCTCTTTCTTTCTGTTCCGGGTGCATTCGAGACACCGTATCAGCGCGCACCAATGGACTTGGGCACAGATATATTTTTGGAAGCACGAAAAGAGGCCATCGAGGCACAACTCCATCGAATACAAGAAACAGGTGGGTGTGATATAATACATCGGGTGGATGCACGTGAGCGTCCCAAACGAACGCATGCCATCGGTTGCCGATGGGACGAATTTCCTATCCATGACGTGATGGAAGTAGCCGAGTGCATCGGAGGTACTGCATTAGCAGCACTGTGTCGCATACTGTGTGAAAATGGTGCCAGTACGACTGGATTTCCTGATCTTACCCTTTGGCGGTATCAGGACCGACAAGTGCGCTTTGTGGAGGTCAAGAGCCCGAAAGATCGATTGAATGAACCTCAAAAAGTGTGGATGGATGCGCTTTTGTCCGCTGGTGTGGCCGTGGACCTTGCCAAGGTGCGAATTACTTCGAATGAAGCCCAAGCGACTTGA
- a CDS encoding E3 ubiquitin-protein ligase UBR7: MDQGRASPIPALPDPSTAAPNIDPELGFTAQDLIDHQERLEAQANEAFPYHVDVCTHTRGYVRQLIYACKTCGGGGVCVGCSVSCHSDHDLVELFHRRHFRCDCGTPNLYRHRPMTPYKQKTGYPEGAKPCSLRLHDSNKGWDIPNDENVYTKNFDGQFCVCQRGQHYDPETEKEDMFQCLVCEEWLHESCTSLYPKGATKPLISQDDFDTMICNACVRKEKTALLQAYLGQPGWLVVLPNENGWEVVGSSPDLEILASRKRARLDSDTCQQPTPLVDPHAHAHRMDVYLSSQFRQALCRCAGCTQKWQKIYPFVFEEEETYEPSEPEETDDTNSNASTSSSYDRAVAALSHLPRMQMIESLHAYQNLRDALFDHLRPYAENHELVSEETVRAFFEQHLASRRERTKR, from the coding sequence ATGGATCAGGGTCGTGCGTCACCCATCCCCGCTTTGCCGGACCCTAGCACAGCGGCACCTAACATTGACCCGGAATTAGGCTTCACAGCACAGGATCTCATTGATCATCAGGAGCGTCTGGAAGCTCAGGCGAATGAAGCCTTTCCGTACCACGTCGACGTATGCACACATACTCGTGGATACGTACGCCAGTTAATATACGCATGCAAAACgtgtggcggcggcggtgtTTGCGTGGGCTGCAGCGTATCGTGTCATTCGGATCATGACCTTGTGGAATTGTTCCATCGCAGGCACTTTCGTTGTGATTGCGGGACTCCAAACCTTTATCGCCACAGGCCCATGACACCCTATAAACAAAAGACGGGGTATCCAGAAGGAGCTAAGCCATGCAGCTTACGTCTTCATGACTCTAATAAAGGCTGGGACATTCCCAATGATGAAAATGTGTATACAAAGAATTTTGATGGCCAATTTTGTGTTTGCCAACGTGGTCAACATTATGATCCGGAGACAGAAAAAGAGGATATGTTTCAATGTCTTGTATGCGAAGAATGGCTACATGAATCATGTACGAGCTTGTACCCCAAAGGTGCTACTAAGCCCCTTATCTCCCAAGATGACTTCGATACCATGATATGCAATGCTTGCGTACGAAAAGAAAAAACTGCTTTGCTACAAGCCTACCTTGGTCAGCCGGGCTGGCTCGTGGTTCTTCCCAATGAGAACGGTTGGGAAGTGGTAGGATCATCACCAGATCTCGAAATCTTAGCATCAAGAAAACGTGCTCGCCTAGACTCCGATACATGTCAACAACCAACGCCATTAGTGGATCCTCATGCCCACGCCCATCGCATGGATGTGTATTTATCTTCACAATTTCGTCAAGCACTCTGTCGATGTGCAGGGTGCACCCAAAAGTGGCAAAAAATATACCCGTTTGTTTTTGAGGAGGAAGAGACCTATGAGCCTTCAGAACCGGAAGAGACTGACGATACGAATTCTAACGCGTCCACTTCATCCAGTTATGACCGtgccgtcgctgcgctcTCACATTTACCACGAATGCAAATGATTGAGTCGCTGCATGCCTACCAAAACTTGCGAGATGCGCTATTTGACCATCTCCGGCCATATGCGGAAAATCATGAACTCGTGAGTGAAGAAACAGTTCGTGCTTTTTTCGAACAGCATTTAGCCAGTCGACGGGAGAGAACGAAACGCTAA
- a CDS encoding myosin heavy chain → MSQNMGIFPSDPDRKDVWVPDKVHGYIAAYVVQEKDDQSLCCLATGNTVTVPTASLSEMNPPKFDKAADIADLTHLNEASVVHNLRQRYFSNLIYTYSGLFLVAVNPYHALPIYTEHIIEMYKNKRREENPPHIFAVADGAMQNMLNGHSNQSLLITGESGAGKTENTKRVIQYLAATAMDADAAGPWHAGEPLGLLERQILQANPILESFGNAQTVRNNNSSRFGKFIKIEFSATGTIAGGNIEWYLLEKSRVHSRNANERNFHIFYQLLRSRDQTLLQSLKLSCFPEHYAYLANTRKDVEGIDDSIEFSGLLDALRTMGFTMAEEHDLFRVIALILHLGNIELTEDRSGQARITNSDQLSLVSELMGVDAAQLNTALVRPTVRAGREAVSQQRTKKQVTEEVAALCKTMYEKTFGWLVDRINLVLDRPTSKSQFIGVLDIAGFEIFDTNSFEQLCINYTNEKLQQFFNHHMFMLEQQEYAREMIQWDYMNFGLDLQPTIHLIESTSPIGILAALDEECIMPRASDDTFTEKLTSTWSPPKSGPDAASSKFLPSRQVRRFIVRHYAANVEYSTDNWLDKNRDPLNDHVARVLATSAQPFISSLFAGMAEESSGGAPKSRRGTFRTVGQRHKEQLVSLMAQLDSTQPHFVRCIVPNTEKRPGRMELPLVLDQLRCNGVLEGIRIARLGFPNRLPFTEFVSRYALLASSAYGKQSMDGRVQSGYIAESIGLDPACYKIGLTKIFFKAGVLAELEEQRDAYLHDVFTRFQASCHGYGTRRIVRKRLRQRAAKQVLQESAREYKKLESNAWWRLYMRLLPLLAASHDDDEIKRHEMEMAVARERALRDEQEKARLVELESRLTKRCDMLQEQLDDERTSHASTQDTLNGTKQRLAEAEAELNDIQAEREGWSREANDLQRQMDEGAQREMDIQAELASVCEQLNKQLSSRAVLEREHSEAVDRVSSLETMLDQARVSLDEHVQHAERHIEDLAAKHEAELHGVRTDLELARHQLSKSDALSERLAMLEAERQQLQEAHISVQATLSEREAHFKREEEKREALQGALASAQSECAMLHEKLKHMSDKLRETNQLRDQVNETYASECRTSKTIMTERDNVRSELSALRQEYAKEKEEMQREIADKGAELKKAHSKAYALELENRRLETMQNKTTVEHVHVLEEAKKYTDRQLSDVQNELQELSTYTRSLERTRARMQQGQEVLSRTVGGLSIEEAISQRDEARSALEEAEKTSSNQLKMARAEYETRIKKLEDELRRMSKNHQTEKALTSLGSGRKSHAAAARQVLAEIQMETELLAKDLARASSLHTPSQ, encoded by the coding sequence ATGAGCCAAAATATGGGCATCTTTCCGTCTGACCCGGACAGGAAAGATGTCTGGGTGCCAGACAAGGTACATGGCTATATTGCTGCGTACGTTGTCCAAGAAAAAGACGACCAGAGCCTATGTTGTCTTGCCACGGGAAATACTGTCACGGTGCCCACCGCATCTCTGAGCGAGATGAATCCTCCAAAGTTTGATAAAGCCGCAGACATTGCGGATCTAACGCACTTGAATGAAGCTAGTGTCGTGCACAatctgcgccagcgctACTTTAGTAATTTGATATATACGTACAGTGGCTTGTTCTTGGTGGCTGTGAACCCGTACCATGCGTTGCCCATCTATACTGAGCACATTATTGAGATGTACAAAAACAAGCGCCGCGAAGAAAATCCACCGCATATCTTTGCGGTGGCTGATGGTGCTATGCAGAATATGCTAAACGGACACTCGAACCAGTCTCTCTTGATCACGGGTGAGTCAGGTGCCGGCAAGACCGAGAACACCAAACGCGTCATCCAGTACCTTGCAGCCACAGCGATGGACGCCGATGCAGCTGGACCTTGGCATGCGGGTGAACCGCTGGGATTACTAGAGCGCCAAATCCTCCAGGCAAACCCAATCTTGGAGTCATTTGGAAATGCGCAAACTGTGCGGAACAACAACTCGAGCCGTTTCGGCAAATTTATCAAGATTGAGTTTTCTGCGACTGGCACAATTGCTGGAGGCAACATCGAATGGTACCTCTTGGAAAAAAGCCGAGTTCACAGTCGCAACGCAAACGAGCGCAACTTCCACATATTTTATCAGCTTCTCCGCAGTCGTGACCAGACACTGTTGCAAAGCTTAAAGCTAAGCTGTTTTCCTGAACATTATGCGTACCTTGCGAATACCCGCAAGGATGTGGAAGGTATTGATGACAGCATCGAATTTTCTGGTTTGCTAGATGCTCTGCGCACCATGGGCTTTACTATGGCTGAAGAACATGATCTTTTCCGTGTTATCGCCTTGATTTTACACCTTGGTAACATTGAACTAACAGAAGATCGTTCCGGTCAGGCTCGCATCACGAATTCGGATCAGCTCTCGTTGGTGAGTGAGCTGATGGGCGTTGATGCGGCTCAGTTAAATACAGCCCTTGTTCGGCCCACGGTGCGTGCCGGCCGCGAGGCTGTGTCGCAGCAGCGTACCAAGAAGCAAGTCACAGAAGAGGTCGCTGCACTTTGCAAGACCATGTATGAGAAAACATTTGGGTGGCTGGTGGATAGGATCAACCTAGTGTTGGATCGCCCCACTAGCAAGTCGCAGTTTATTGGTGTGCTGGATATTGCAGGTTTCGAGATCTTTGATACCAACTCTTTCGAACAGCTTTGCATCAACTACACGAATGAAAAGCTTCAACAATTTTTCAATCACCACATGTTTATGCTAGAACAGCAAGAATACGCGCGTGAGATGATTCAGTGGGATTATATGAATTTTGGTCTAGACCTGCAACCAACCATTCACCTTATCGAGTCGACGTCACCTATCGGTATTTTAGCAGCTCTGGACGAAGAGTGCATCATGCCTCGCGCTAGCGACGATACATTTACAGAGAAGCTTACAAGCACATGGTCACCGCCCAAGTCTGGGCCTGATGCTGCTTCATCCAAGTTTCTGCCATCACGTCAGGTCAGGCGATTCATTGTGCGCCACTACGCAGCCAACGTGGAGTACAGCACCGATAACTGGCTCGATAAGAATCGCGACCCGCTCAATGACCATGTTGCACGTGTGCTAGCGACTTCTGCACAGCCCTTCATCTCGTCTCTTTTTGCGGGAATGGCCGAAGAGAGCAGTGGTGGTGCCCCCAAGAGTCGGCGTGGCACTTTCCGTACTGTTGGCCAGCGGCACAAGGAACAGCTCGTTTCGCTGATGGCCCAGTTGGACTCAACACAGCCTCACTTCGTCCGCTGCATTGTACCTAACACTGAAAAGCGACCAGGTCGCATGGAACTTCCATTGGTCCTCGATCAGCTGCGGTGCAATGGTGTGCTGGAGGGTATTCGTAttgcgcgacttggctTTCCGAATCGATTGCCGTTCACTGAATTTGTGAGTAGATATGCACTCCTTGCTTCGAGCGCATATGGAAAGCAATCTATGGATGGCCGTGTACAGTCGGGCTATATTGCCGAGTCTATTGGTCTTGATCCTGCATGTTACAAGATTGGTTTGACCAAAATCTTTTTCAAGGCTGGTGTGCTTGCtgagctggaagagcagcgcgatgcgTATCTGCATGATGTATTCACGCGTTTTCAAGCATCATGTCACGGATATGGaacgcggcgcatcgttCGTAAAAGACTTCGTCAACGCGCTGCTAAGCAAGTGCTTCAAGAGAGTGCTCGAGAATACAAGAAACTCGAGTCAAATGCTTGGTGGCGATTGTACATGCGTCTCCTGCCTCTGCTTGCCGCATCGcacgatgatgacgaaaTCAAGCGGCACGAAATGGAAATGGCTGTCGCTCGTGAGCGAGCTTTGCGTGACGAACAAGAAAAGGCGCGTTTAGTCGAACTTGAGAGCAGGCTGACAAAGCGATGTGATATGCTTCAAGAACAGTTAGATGACGAACGTACGAGCCATGCATCTACACAAGACACTCTCAACGGTACAAAGCAACGCCTGGCAGAAGCAGAAGCAGAGCTTAATGATATCCAAGCTGAGCGCGAGGGATGGTCTCGTGAGGCGAATGATCTACAGCGGCAGATGGACGAAGGAGCACAACGCGAAATGGATATTCAAGCTGAGCTTGCAAGTGTTTGTGAACAATTGAACAAGCAACTGTCGTCGCGTGCTGTGCTTGAACGTGAGCATAGTGAGGCAGTTGATCGCGTTTCATCGCTGGAAACGATGCTGGATCAAGCCCGTGTTTCTCTAGACGAGCACGTTCAACACGCTGAACGGCATATCGAAGACTTGGCGGCTAAGCATGAGGCCGAATTGCATGGTGTTCGAACAGACTTGGAACTTGCGCGACATCAGCTTAGCAAGTCGGATGCATTGAGCGAACGTCTGGCGATGTTGGAAGCAGAACGGCAACAGCTGCAGGAGGCGCACATTTCTGTGCAGGCCACCCTAAGTGAGCGTGAGGCCCATTTCAAGCGCGAGGAAGAAAAGCGCGAGGCTCTACAGGGAGCACTGGCAAGTGCTCAGTCAGAATGTGCAATGCTGCACGAAAAGCTCAAACATATGAGCGACAAGTTGCGTGAAACTAACCAGCTTCGGGACCAAGTCAACGAGACGTATGCATCCGAATGTCGAACAAGCAAAACCATCATGACTGAGCGCGACAATGTGCGCTCTGAGCTCTCAGCTCTGCGGCAAGAATACGCGAAGGAAAAGGAAGAGATGCAGCGTGAAATTGCTGACAAAGGTGCCGAACTTAAGAAGGCACACAGCAAAGCGTATGCCCTGGAATTGGAGAACCGTCGCCTTGAGACGATGCAAAATAAAACAACGGTGGAACATGTGCACGTATTGGAAGAGGCCAAAAAGTATACAGACCGTCAGCTTTCCGATGTACAAAACGAGCTGCAGGAACTGTCTACCTACACGCGTTCTCTTGAGCGAACGCGTGCGCGAATGCAACAAGGTCAAGAAGTGCTATCGCGCACGGTGGGTGGTCTTAGTATCGAAGAGGCCATTTCGCAACGTGATGAGGCCCGTTCTGCCTTGGAAGAGGCCGAGAAGACGTCTTCAAACCAACTAAAAatggcacgcgccgagTACGAAACACGCATCAAGAAGCTGGAAGACGAACTGCGTCGGATGTCCAAGAACCACCAAACAGAAAAGGCACTCACATCTCTCGGAAGTGGACGCAAGTcacatgctgcagccgcTAGGCAGGTCTTGGCCGAAATCCAAATGGAAACTGAGCTTCTCGCAAAAGACCTGGCGCGCGCTAGTTCCTTGCACACACCATCTCAGTAG
- a CDS encoding histone acetyltransferase — MKNTATSKKRQGDSKAQARQKVRETWRLCAFCLGTEEQNRHTNQSEPLVECSECHSCGHPTCMDWDREGKKYAIVRSYKWHCMECKTCERCHGKENDDQIIFCDRCDRGWHIYCLRPALSKLPKGTWFCPLCKPVEKHVPASPAPQSRAPLPKRKIESAAPHRKVIRIKRSSAGENEKASQTTSCADDAPFSGLLQGDDAETKMNEPNKDDMERFERSKRAAMNWLGGSLNEQLPNSKHVSGVDTVSTNANAAHTGKALPISMIRFGAFDINTWFQAPFPEEYSLVPDGRLWMCEFCLKYMKSRFMVTRHRMKCMMQFPPGQEIYRAGNISVFEVDGSKNKIYCQNLCLLAKLFLDHKTLYYDVEPFLFYVFVESDAYGSHFVGYFSKEKRSPMDYNVSCIMTLPIHQRRGWGYFFIEMSYLLSRKEKRRGSPERPLSDLGFLTYRSYWRLAVFRVLDADPVCSLEDICSRTGMKMDDVLYTLQDNNMLEVFHNEASTGRLPTEYEASKFADEKKVPPNDYRIVCDSEHIRASLAKHDAKNYVRVDPTKLRWTPFIHKRTGLEPITSNEVPG, encoded by the coding sequence ATGAAAAACACTGCGACTAGCAAGAAACGTCAAGGAGATTCCAAGGCCCAAGCTCGTCAGAAGGTGCGGGAAACATGGCGACTTTGTGCCTTTTGTTTAGGCACGGAGGAGCAGAATCGACACACGAACCAATCGGAGCCTCTCGTCGAGTGTAGTGAGTGTCACAGCTGCGGGCATCCAACATGCATGGACTGGGATCGAGAAGGCAAAAAATACGCCATTGTACGCTCGTATAAATGGCACTGTATGGAATGCAAGACATGCGAACGGTGCCATGGCAAGGAGAATGACGATCAAATTATATTTTGCGATCGATGTGATCGGGGTTGGCATATCTATTGCCTGCGACCTGCTCTCAGTAAACTACCTAAGGGTACGTGGTTCTGTCCCCTGTGTAAACCAGTGGAAAAACATGTGCCTGCCTCACCGGCCCCCCAGTCTCGCGCACCTTTACCAAAGCGTAAAATTGAGTCGGCTGCTCCCCACAGAAAAGTCATTCGAATAAAACGATCCAGCGCAGGGGAAAACGAAAAGGCATCACAGACCACCTCATGTGCTGATGATGCGCCTTTTAGTGGCCTGTTACAAGGTGATGACGCTGAAACCAAGATGAATGAACCAAATAAAGATGATATGGAGCGATTCGAGCGCAGTAAACGCGCGGCTATGAACTGGTTGGGTGGTTCTTTAAATGAACAACTTCCAAATTCAAAGCATGTGTCTGGCGTCGATACCGTTTCCACTAACGCCAATGCTGCCCACACTGGTAAAGCCTTGCCTATATCCATGATCCGGTTTGGAGCCTTTGATATTAACACTTGGTTCCAAGCGCCATTCCCTGAAGAATATAGTCTTGTGCCTGATGGACGCTTGTGGATGTGTGAGTTCTGCCTCAAGTACATGAAAAGTCGATTTATGGTGACGCGACATCGCATGAAATGCATGATGCAGTTTCCTCCAGGTCAAGAGATTTATCGTGCTGGCAACATTTCGGTATTTGAAGTTGACGGAAGCAAAAATAAAATCTACTGCCAGAATTTGTGCTTGCTTGCCAAATTGTTTCTCGACCACAAGACACTGTACTATGATGTTGAACCTTTTCTGTTCTACGTGTTTGTGGAGAGCGATGCATATGGTTCGCACTTCGTCGGGTACTTTAGCAAAGAAAAGCGTTCGCCCATGGACTATAATGTTAGCTGCATCATGACCCTTCCCATTCATCAACGCCGAGGATGGGGCTATTTTTTTATCGAGATGAGCTACTTGCTTTCACGGAAAGAAAAGCGCCGGGGTTCTCCAGAAAGGCCGCTCTCTGATCTTGGTTTCCTAACATACCGCAGCTACTGGCGCTTGGCTGTTTTTCGTGTACTTGATGCTGACCCAGTATGCTCACTTGAGGACATTTGTTCTCGCACAGGCATGAAGATGGATGATGTCCTCTATACCCTTCAAGACAACAATATGTTGGAGGTATTCCACAATGAAGCATCGACTGGTCGACTTCCCACCGAATATGAAGCCTCTAAATTTGCCGACGAAAAAAAGGTCCCTCCAAATGATTATCGTATTGTGTGTGACTCGGAGCACATACGCGCAAGCCTAGCAAAACACGATGCGAAAAATTACGTGCGTGTGGATCCCACAAAATTACGATGGACGCCTTTTATACATAAGCGCACTGGACTTGAACCCATAACATCGAACGAAGTGCCGGGATAA